A portion of the Sulfuricurvum kujiense DSM 16994 genome contains these proteins:
- a CDS encoding alpha-amylase/4-alpha-glucanotransferase domain-containing protein, which translates to MSKTSLLFGIHMHQPVDNFDWVIEHAIEVCYKPFFEVMSRYPSFRFSLHCSGWLMEQIQIRDPQLYQQIQVLSKSGSIEFFSAGYYEPILSVIPSQDRVAQIEKLNRSIFESFGQAPKGLWLTERVWESSLITDLNRSKIEYTVMDDYHFQCAGFDEEVLDGYYLSEEGGKRLGIFPISKKLRYALPFLSVEKALDVIKSYRRKEDSAAIIFDDAEKFGMWPGTFEWVYKKGWLEKFVQTVLADDDIQTLHYSEYFKQHKPRGIAYVPNASYYEMGEWSLRADDALRLERYKQEMGFERYEKEGVKFLKGGIWKNFFVKYPESNRIHKRMLELSAQRPVINRSDFDTALFKLQTNDPLWHGVFGGLYLPNLRDTAYRYLIECENIRYDKSSVIEVNHNELDGYEKIKVLTPDLIFRFDSAYGGQLVEFDLRDRCFNYQNTLTRRKEAYHQRVMEPVVCNEHGCKDEAPAEEGIDTIHNVIAQIDDTLRDAIIYDWYLKNSFIDHISDETFSPERFRHCSFREFGDFANQPYEASWNQHAISFLRHGGLYFPEKVDAVLEKHYLPRGNGLDFEIKFESESTKELLYLLEHNLHFSESDKVLFNGEMLEDEGEIESCRVMEIIDSILGKRITISLDQPFKTTYFKLKTLSQSEQGFDLTVQGISFAMAIPFRGNFILKGKLEINDV; encoded by the coding sequence ATGTCTAAAACTTCACTTTTATTCGGGATACACATGCATCAGCCCGTCGATAATTTTGATTGGGTGATCGAACATGCGATAGAGGTATGCTATAAACCTTTTTTTGAAGTTATGAGCCGCTATCCGTCATTTCGTTTCAGTCTCCATTGCAGCGGATGGCTGATGGAACAGATACAAATACGTGATCCCCAGTTGTATCAGCAAATTCAGGTGCTTTCCAAATCCGGAAGCATCGAATTTTTCAGTGCGGGGTATTATGAACCGATTTTGAGCGTTATCCCCTCGCAAGACCGCGTTGCCCAAATCGAAAAGCTCAACCGCTCTATTTTCGAATCATTCGGTCAAGCTCCCAAAGGGCTATGGCTCACCGAGCGGGTATGGGAATCTTCGCTGATCACTGATTTGAACCGAAGCAAAATCGAATATACGGTCATGGACGATTATCATTTTCAGTGTGCGGGTTTTGATGAAGAGGTGCTTGACGGCTACTATTTGAGCGAGGAAGGGGGCAAGCGGCTTGGAATTTTTCCCATCAGCAAAAAGCTCCGGTACGCACTTCCGTTTTTGAGTGTCGAAAAGGCGTTGGATGTCATCAAAAGCTATAGACGAAAAGAGGATTCGGCAGCAATTATTTTCGATGATGCCGAAAAATTCGGCATGTGGCCCGGAACTTTTGAATGGGTCTATAAAAAAGGGTGGCTGGAGAAATTCGTTCAAACCGTACTCGCAGATGATGATATCCAGACGCTCCATTACAGCGAATATTTTAAGCAGCATAAGCCGCGCGGAATCGCATACGTTCCCAATGCTTCGTATTATGAGATGGGTGAGTGGAGCTTGCGTGCGGATGATGCATTGCGCCTAGAGCGTTATAAACAGGAGATGGGATTTGAGCGGTATGAAAAAGAGGGGGTTAAATTTCTGAAAGGGGGTATTTGGAAAAACTTCTTCGTCAAATATCCCGAGAGTAATCGGATCCATAAACGGATGTTGGAGCTTTCAGCACAGCGTCCGGTCATTAACCGTTCGGATTTTGATACGGCACTTTTTAAACTCCAGACCAATGATCCGCTGTGGCACGGAGTCTTCGGCGGCCTGTATTTGCCGAATTTAAGAGATACCGCCTATCGGTACCTCATCGAATGCGAAAATATAAGGTACGATAAGAGCAGCGTGATCGAAGTCAATCATAACGAGCTGGACGGCTATGAAAAGATAAAAGTATTAACCCCCGATTTGATCTTTCGATTTGACAGCGCGTATGGTGGGCAGTTGGTAGAATTCGATCTGCGAGATCGCTGTTTCAACTACCAAAATACCCTTACGCGCCGCAAAGAGGCCTACCATCAACGGGTAATGGAACCGGTTGTGTGCAACGAGCACGGGTGCAAAGATGAAGCTCCTGCGGAAGAGGGGATAGATACGATCCATAACGTCATAGCCCAAATCGATGACACTTTGCGGGATGCGATTATTTATGACTGGTATCTCAAAAATTCGTTTATCGATCATATCAGTGACGAAACGTTTAGTCCGGAACGTTTTCGACACTGCTCATTCCGCGAATTCGGCGATTTTGCCAACCAGCCATATGAAGCCTCCTGGAATCAACATGCGATTAGCTTTTTACGCCACGGCGGCCTTTATTTTCCGGAAAAAGTCGATGCCGTTTTGGAAAAGCATTATCTGCCCAGAGGTAACGGTTTGGATTTTGAAATAAAATTCGAATCCGAATCAACCAAAGAACTCCTTTATCTGCTGGAACATAATTTACATTTTTCAGAAAGCGACAAAGTTTTGTTTAACGGTGAAATGTTGGAGGATGAGGGGGAGATTGAATCGTGCCGGGTTATGGAGATTATCGATTCTATATTAGGAAAAAGAATCACTATTTCTTTGGATCAGCCGTTCAAAACCACCTATTTCAAACTTAAAACGCTCTCACAAAGCGAACAGGGATTTGATTTGACGGTACAAGGGATCAGTTTTGCAATGGCAATACCATTTAGAGGCAATTTTATTTTAAAAGGGAAGTTGGAGATCAACGATGTCTGA
- a CDS encoding galactose-1-phosphate uridylyltransferase has protein sequence MSEIRYDRLHDTHVLIAPERLRHPDTPAEFIEPSIPEPCPFCEGNESMTPREIFALRPEGGFPNERGWETRVVPNLFKAVQIETPPNHHFGLFEYWEGFGAHEVIIDTPRHTTSMCDWTHAEAVAWLKTLRQRVGDLRRDGRLVYISLFKNEGRNAGATMSHCHTQLIALPMIPKSFSELYRRSNEYYQTSGHALMESILSHEEEIQTRIIEKKDEFTSFCPYGSAYPFEVMISSAKATGQIDTLSRTRIDTVASLLISTLQRLRRQLGVFHFNLWISTPPLIDTEGIGSFDLCRFTIRIMPRLYRHGGFENATGIIINPVSPELAAKLLRESIHE, from the coding sequence ATGTCTGAAATCCGGTATGACCGTCTTCATGATACCCATGTCCTTATCGCACCCGAGAGGCTGCGTCATCCTGATACGCCTGCTGAATTTATTGAGCCCTCTATACCGGAACCGTGCCCTTTTTGTGAGGGAAATGAATCGATGACTCCGCGTGAGATTTTTGCCCTTCGTCCGGAGGGAGGTTTTCCCAATGAAAGAGGATGGGAGACGCGTGTCGTCCCGAATCTTTTCAAAGCGGTTCAGATTGAAACTCCTCCGAATCACCATTTCGGTCTGTTTGAGTATTGGGAAGGTTTCGGTGCGCATGAGGTGATCATCGATACTCCCCGCCATACGACATCTATGTGCGATTGGACGCACGCAGAAGCGGTCGCATGGCTCAAAACACTACGTCAGCGTGTCGGCGATTTACGTCGCGACGGCCGATTGGTCTATATCTCCTTGTTTAAAAATGAGGGGAGAAACGCGGGGGCGACAATGAGCCATTGCCATACACAGCTGATTGCACTGCCGATGATTCCAAAATCTTTCAGTGAGTTATACCGAAGATCAAACGAATATTATCAAACCAGCGGTCATGCATTGATGGAATCCATACTTTCACACGAAGAGGAAATTCAGACCCGTATTATTGAAAAAAAAGATGAGTTTACCTCTTTTTGTCCGTATGGGAGTGCGTATCCTTTTGAAGTGATGATCAGTTCGGCTAAGGCAACGGGACAAATCGATACCCTCAGCCGAACCCGCATCGATACCGTTGCCTCGTTGCTGATTTCGACCTTGCAGCGGCTTAGACGGCAGCTCGGAGTGTTTCATTTTAACCTTTGGATTTCTACCCCGCCGCTCATCGATACGGAAGGGATAGGTTCATTTGATCTTTGCCGTTTTACGATTCGTATTATGCCGCGCCTCTATCGGCACGGCGGATTTGAAAATGCGACGGGCATCATCATAAATCCTGTTTCTCCGGAACTGGCGGCAAAATTACTACGGGAGAGCATTCATGAATAA
- a CDS encoding glycogen synthase: MNKKRLLFASSEVYPFVKTGGLADVSHSLPKALNEMYDVSVVLPLYSQIDRSRFSLTLLNTFEIMMGGVSYTIELHGTSYEGVEYRFIYAPILCDRDYLYGPPESGYEDNGIRFGLFSHAITQLLRIDSYAIAHLNDWQCALAALFVKEDPSVKTKIVYTIHNLAYQGVFPPSVMGQIGLNERYFTMDALEFYDQVNFMKAGIAYADAVTTVSPTYAKEILTAEFGCGLEGFLHLHRRKLRGIVNGIDSDHFSPSTDKALVAPYKTLKGKKASKNDLLKQFGLKGAAKPLLVFIGRFTHQKGMDVLIETLPKIAELECNIALLGEGEEAHFESLEKIAKEYKNVSLQFGYDESIAHRMYAAADFLLMPSLFEPCGLNQMIAFAYGAVPVVNKVGGLADTVKKFESYDAESPSGFGIVFTSATPKTFFTAVKKGCDLYADKKHFESIVNHNMKCNYSWSESAKAYDSIYKKLIK, from the coding sequence ATGAATAAAAAACGCTTGTTATTCGCATCCAGCGAAGTGTACCCCTTTGTTAAAACCGGAGGGCTGGCGGATGTTTCCCATTCGCTTCCCAAAGCATTAAATGAGATGTATGACGTAAGCGTCGTATTGCCTCTTTACAGCCAGATAGACCGAAGCCGTTTTTCCCTCACGCTGTTAAACACGTTTGAGATAATGATGGGGGGGGTTTCGTATACGATAGAACTTCACGGGACATCCTATGAGGGGGTAGAATACCGTTTTATTTATGCACCGATCCTCTGTGATCGCGATTATCTTTACGGACCGCCGGAGAGCGGCTATGAAGATAACGGTATACGGTTCGGGCTCTTTTCGCATGCGATCACCCAGTTACTTCGAATCGATTCCTATGCAATCGCACACTTAAACGATTGGCAATGTGCATTGGCCGCATTGTTCGTGAAAGAAGATCCTTCTGTTAAGACAAAAATAGTCTACACCATTCACAATCTCGCTTATCAAGGGGTATTTCCCCCATCGGTGATGGGCCAAATCGGGCTCAATGAACGCTATTTTACGATGGATGCCCTGGAATTTTACGATCAGGTCAATTTCATGAAAGCGGGGATTGCTTATGCGGACGCCGTTACGACGGTAAGCCCGACGTACGCCAAAGAGATTTTAACTGCCGAATTCGGATGCGGCTTGGAGGGATTTTTGCATCTCCATCGGCGTAAACTCCGCGGGATAGTAAACGGCATCGATTCTGACCATTTCTCCCCTTCTACCGATAAAGCGCTAGTCGCGCCCTATAAAACCCTCAAAGGGAAAAAAGCCTCCAAAAATGATCTTCTCAAACAATTCGGCTTAAAAGGGGCCGCTAAACCGCTGCTTGTTTTCATCGGCCGGTTCACCCATCAAAAAGGGATGGATGTTTTGATCGAGACCCTTCCGAAAATTGCCGAACTCGAATGCAATATCGCCCTTTTGGGAGAAGGGGAAGAGGCTCATTTCGAGTCATTGGAAAAGATAGCCAAAGAGTATAAAAATGTCAGTTTGCAATTTGGTTACGATGAATCTATTGCGCACCGAATGTATGCGGCAGCCGATTTTTTACTGATGCCTTCTTTGTTTGAGCCGTGCGGACTTAATCAGATGATTGCCTTTGCCTACGGAGCCGTCCCGGTGGTCAATAAAGTCGGTGGATTGGCCGACACGGTGAAAAAATTTGAATCGTATGATGCAGAGAGCCCATCCGGATTCGGCATCGTATTTACCTCTGCTACACCCAAAACTTTCTTTACGGCAGTCAAAAAAGGGTGTGACCTCTACGCAGACAAAAAACATTTTGAATCGATCGTCAATCACAATATGAAATGTAACTATTCGTGGTCCGAAAGTGCCAAAGCGTACGATAGTATCTATAAGAAACTGATCAAATGA
- a CDS encoding ROK family protein, with protein MKKLFIDIGGTHLRSEIVSEEHTAEDMVSSQEVGLLSYIDKQATLHPDISFIGISYAGQVNNGIIAASPNINIDEYDIASVVKSRYGIPLVIDNDLNCAVRAESAYWQSDNIAALFVGTGIGAAVIDHGSLVKGSRNMAYEIGHIPYQETPFFCGCGRNNCIELFASGSGMGKWLKHFGSDHDLDLNRLKNSDIEEERLIASRFEDAFLHASGVLVTLANPEILVLGGGVIEQNPYLGTLLEEKLKRYALNASLEGLRIEMSVLKNAPLEGAKLLETQNG; from the coding sequence ATGAAAAAACTGTTTATCGATATCGGCGGTACGCATTTGCGCAGCGAGATAGTGAGTGAAGAGCATACGGCAGAGGATATGGTATCCTCGCAGGAGGTCGGACTGCTCTCTTATATCGATAAACAAGCTACACTCCATCCAGACATCTCTTTTATCGGCATATCGTATGCCGGGCAGGTTAACAACGGGATCATTGCCGCTTCGCCAAATATTAATATTGATGAATATGATATTGCATCGGTCGTAAAATCACGCTACGGTATTCCGTTGGTCATAGACAATGATCTCAATTGTGCCGTCCGGGCCGAATCGGCATACTGGCAATCAGACAATATCGCCGCTCTTTTTGTCGGTACGGGAATCGGTGCGGCGGTTATCGATCATGGCTCATTGGTTAAGGGAAGCCGAAACATGGCATATGAGATAGGGCATATCCCATATCAGGAGACACCGTTTTTTTGCGGATGCGGACGAAACAACTGTATAGAGCTTTTTGCATCGGGCTCCGGGATGGGAAAATGGCTAAAACATTTCGGCAGTGACCATGATCTTGATTTGAATCGGTTAAAAAATTCGGATATCGAAGAAGAACGTCTCATCGCGAGCCGCTTTGAAGATGCATTTCTTCATGCATCAGGTGTTTTGGTAACCCTCGCCAATCCTGAAATCCTGGTACTGGGCGGAGGGGTGATTGAACAGAATCCATATTTGGGTACACTATTGGAAGAAAAATTAAAACGTTATGCCTTAAACGCTTCGTTAGAAGGGTTGCGTATTGAGATGAGTGTGTTAAAAAATGCACCGCTTGAAGGTGCGAAATTATTGGAGACGCAGAATGGATAA
- the glgA gene encoding glycogen synthase GlgA → MDKLNILIAASEVVPFAKSGGLADVAGALPKALRALGHDVRVVMPRYYIVDREKYGLRFMEGGLGVPMGIMGEEWAGVYEGVMSGTDVPVYFIDHEGFFGRGGLYDENGFSYTDNDNRFIFFSRAVMQLAKKLRFHPDVIHANDWHTASIPMMLNVQYAFDDDFAYTGSLLTIHNLQHQGHFYKGAMDILDIGWSHFNADEVEEFDGINLLKGGIVHADAISTVSRRYAQEIRTSEFGWGLERLIDGYSYKLHGILNGVDYDEWSPAHDPFIAETFDTDSMDGKRVCKSALQYAFGLPERDDVPLIGLVGRLVEQKGIELLVHSIHALMHMELQIVLLGAGEKWAEHFFSDIAGRYPEKFRCYIGYRNDLAHQIEAGCDLFLMPSLFEPCGLNQIYSLRYGTLPIVRATGGLDDTIENYANDSTHGTGFKFYDATPNALINTVGWAIYTWYNDPHGFETMQRNAMEKRFDWHHAALEYEALYYRIKAGRRGE, encoded by the coding sequence ATGGATAAATTAAATATTTTAATTGCCGCTTCGGAAGTAGTCCCCTTTGCCAAAAGCGGCGGATTAGCGGATGTTGCCGGGGCTTTGCCGAAAGCCCTCAGAGCACTCGGTCATGATGTGCGTGTTGTGATGCCGCGCTACTATATCGTTGATAGGGAAAAATACGGCCTCCGATTTATGGAAGGGGGCCTCGGTGTCCCGATGGGGATTATGGGCGAAGAGTGGGCCGGAGTGTATGAGGGAGTAATGAGCGGAACCGATGTGCCCGTCTATTTTATCGATCATGAAGGGTTTTTCGGCCGCGGCGGTCTGTATGATGAGAACGGATTCAGCTATACCGACAATGACAACCGCTTTATCTTTTTCTCCCGGGCAGTGATGCAACTGGCTAAAAAGCTCCGTTTTCATCCGGATGTCATCCATGCAAACGACTGGCATACGGCCTCGATACCGATGATGCTGAATGTCCAATACGCCTTTGACGATGATTTCGCTTATACGGGATCACTTTTGACCATCCATAATCTTCAGCATCAGGGACACTTTTATAAAGGGGCTATGGATATCCTCGATATAGGTTGGAGCCACTTTAACGCCGATGAAGTTGAGGAGTTTGACGGGATTAACCTCCTCAAAGGGGGGATCGTTCATGCCGATGCCATCAGTACGGTGAGCCGTCGCTACGCGCAGGAGATTCGTACATCGGAATTCGGATGGGGGTTGGAGCGGCTGATTGACGGCTATTCGTATAAATTGCACGGTATCCTCAACGGGGTAGATTATGATGAATGGAGTCCCGCACACGATCCTTTTATCGCCGAAACGTTCGATACTGATTCTATGGACGGGAAACGTGTGTGTAAAAGTGCCTTGCAATACGCTTTCGGCCTTCCCGAACGTGATGATGTTCCGCTGATAGGTCTTGTCGGAAGACTGGTTGAACAAAAAGGGATCGAACTCCTCGTCCATTCCATCCATGCATTGATGCATATGGAGCTTCAAATTGTTCTTTTGGGGGCAGGGGAGAAGTGGGCGGAACATTTTTTCAGCGATATTGCCGGACGGTATCCTGAAAAATTTCGCTGCTACATCGGATACCGAAATGATCTGGCACACCAAATCGAGGCGGGATGCGATCTGTTTTTGATGCCCTCCTTATTCGAGCCGTGCGGGCTCAATCAGATTTACTCTCTGCGTTACGGAACGCTCCCTATCGTCCGTGCAACGGGGGGACTGGATGATACGATCGAAAACTATGCCAACGACTCGACACACGGCACCGGATTTAAATTTTACGATGCCACCCCGAATGCCTTGATTAATACGGTCGGATGGGCAATCTATACGTGGTACAATGACCCTCATGGATTTGAAACAATGCAGCGTAACGCCATGGAGAAACGATTTGACTGGCACCACGCGGCATTAGAGTATGAAGCGCTGTACTATCGCATTAAAGCGGGAAGAAGAGGAGAATGA
- the glgB gene encoding 1,4-alpha-glucan branching protein GlgB — MNTHQHHRITYEISRLSELDIYLFKEGNHTKLYDKLGSHAMEHNGISGIYFAVWAPNAAYVSVRGDFNHYDTGSHPLKLREDESGIWEGFIEGVEQGLTYKYHIASKFHNIVHDKSDPFGFYAEEPPKSASRVWSLENYPWDDKGWMDTRYRNNAHDAPISVYEMHVGSWRRKVEEDNRFLTYRELAVELVSYLKEMNYTHVEFMPLSEYPFFGSWGYQVVGYFAATARFGTPQDLMYLIDRLHQNGIGVIMDWVPSHFAVDMHGLINFDGTALYEHDDPRQGFHPEWGSIIFNYGRNEVKSFLISSAMFWLDKYHIDGIRVDAVASMLYLNYARKEGEWIPNQYGGNENLEAIEFLKKLNTSVYGEFSDILMIAEESTAYPMVTRPVDVGGLGFGFKWNMGWMHDSLKYMSRDPIYRQHHHHQLTFSMWYGFDENFMLPLSHDEVVHMKGSLINKMPGDHNQKFAHLRSLLAYMMAHPGKKLLFMGGEIAQFAEWSFERSLDWHLLDYPLHHGLQKMVSDLNALYAHERALHLYDEKREGFEWIDDRDYSHNCISFIRKSDDPTDNIIVVCNFADNTRENYCLGVPYAGDYVEIFNSQSHYYEGWNIGNTSPLAAVEREMHGRPYTLTLTLPPLGVLYLKRNEGEKR, encoded by the coding sequence ATGAATACTCACCAACACCATCGGATAACCTATGAGATTTCGCGACTGAGCGAACTGGATATCTATTTGTTCAAAGAAGGTAACCATACCAAGCTATACGATAAACTCGGTTCTCATGCGATGGAACACAACGGGATTTCCGGGATCTATTTTGCCGTATGGGCGCCCAATGCCGCATATGTCAGTGTCCGGGGAGATTTCAACCATTACGATACCGGCTCGCATCCGTTAAAACTTCGTGAAGACGAGTCGGGGATATGGGAAGGATTTATAGAGGGAGTGGAGCAGGGGCTCACCTACAAATATCATATCGCCTCAAAATTTCATAATATCGTCCATGACAAAAGCGATCCGTTCGGTTTTTATGCAGAAGAGCCGCCGAAATCGGCATCCCGTGTCTGGAGTCTGGAAAACTACCCTTGGGACGATAAAGGATGGATGGATACACGATATCGCAACAATGCCCATGATGCACCGATCAGCGTGTATGAGATGCATGTCGGTTCATGGAGACGCAAAGTCGAAGAAGACAACCGTTTTCTCACCTACCGGGAGCTAGCCGTAGAACTGGTCTCGTATCTTAAAGAGATGAACTATACCCATGTCGAGTTTATGCCCCTGAGCGAGTATCCGTTTTTCGGTTCATGGGGATATCAGGTCGTAGGATACTTTGCGGCAACGGCACGTTTCGGAACACCGCAGGATTTGATGTATCTGATCGATAGGCTGCATCAAAACGGGATCGGCGTTATTATGGACTGGGTACCCTCACATTTTGCCGTCGATATGCACGGCTTGATTAATTTTGACGGAACGGCCCTGTATGAGCACGACGACCCCCGACAGGGGTTTCATCCCGAATGGGGAAGCATCATTTTCAACTACGGTCGAAACGAAGTAAAATCGTTTTTGATCTCTTCTGCAATGTTTTGGCTGGATAAATACCATATCGACGGCATACGCGTCGATGCGGTCGCTTCAATGCTTTATCTCAACTATGCACGAAAAGAGGGGGAGTGGATCCCCAACCAATACGGCGGGAATGAGAATCTCGAAGCGATTGAATTTCTGAAAAAACTCAATACCAGTGTGTACGGAGAATTTTCCGATATCCTGATGATCGCCGAAGAATCGACCGCCTATCCGATGGTGACGCGACCGGTAGATGTAGGCGGGCTAGGATTCGGATTTAAGTGGAACATGGGATGGATGCATGACTCCCTTAAATACATGAGCCGTGATCCGATCTATCGTCAACACCATCATCACCAGCTCACGTTTAGTATGTGGTACGGATTTGATGAGAACTTTATGCTCCCTCTCAGCCACGATGAGGTCGTCCATATGAAAGGCTCGCTCATCAACAAAATGCCGGGCGATCATAATCAAAAATTTGCCCATTTGCGTTCATTGCTAGCGTATATGATGGCTCATCCCGGAAAGAAACTCCTGTTTATGGGGGGAGAGATCGCGCAGTTCGCGGAATGGAGTTTTGAACGCTCCTTGGACTGGCATCTTTTGGACTATCCGCTCCATCACGGTTTGCAAAAGATGGTTTCCGATTTGAATGCGCTCTATGCACATGAGCGGGCTTTGCATTTGTATGACGAGAAACGCGAAGGGTTTGAGTGGATCGATGATCGGGATTATTCGCATAACTGCATCAGCTTTATCCGCAAAAGTGATGATCCTACCGACAATATTATCGTTGTGTGCAATTTTGCCGATAATACACGGGAAAACTACTGTCTGGGTGTGCCGTATGCGGGAGATTATGTAGAAATCTTCAATTCGCAATCACACTATTATGAGGGTTGGAATATCGGAAACACTTCACCTTTAGCGGCGGTTGAGAGAGAAATGCACGGCCGTCCGTACACACTTACACTGACCTTGCCTCCGTTAGGGGTACTCTATCTAAAGCGCAACGAAGGGGAAAAAAGATGA
- a CDS encoding glucose-6-phosphate isomerase: MIFSHDFGSESFSTDSRLKDDAFSSLVNERIGKEIGYYELPFQSVALIEHIHRFAEKNPFLSAETIHDIAVIGIGGSSLGTKGIDSLLKSKKMPYRTLHFLENTDPIAISKTLSNLKKESTLFIVISKSGKTIETVSIFKTLIGYYHLDLDGIDKERIVAITDEGSPLSRFASYHGIQQFGIPKNVGGRFSVLSAAGIVPLTLAGYDTKSLLEEGGQFLERFFNHEEDHLLDKALFLYKHSSDININVLFAYADELENLCKWYVQLWAESLGKKDGAGKHVGLTPYALIGSIDQHSFLQLIMEGPRDKSVTFITIEDFENNLLIPDISLKYLEMNDVVNGKKFNELINFQCEATKESLRMNNIPTDHIIIKKINEASVGTIIVYYELLTTLMGRMMDINPYNQPGVELGKQILCEKFTE; the protein is encoded by the coding sequence ATGATTTTCAGCCATGATTTTGGCTCAGAATCATTTTCGACAGACTCAAGATTAAAAGATGATGCGTTTTCATCTCTTGTAAACGAACGTATCGGTAAGGAGATCGGTTATTACGAATTGCCGTTTCAATCGGTTGCGCTAATCGAACACATTCATCGGTTTGCCGAAAAAAATCCTTTTTTGTCAGCAGAAACGATTCACGATATCGCCGTTATCGGGATCGGAGGATCATCGCTTGGAACCAAAGGGATCGATTCACTGCTTAAATCGAAAAAAATGCCTTATAGAACTCTTCACTTTCTTGAAAACACCGATCCTATCGCTATTTCCAAAACACTTTCCAATCTGAAAAAAGAGAGTACTTTGTTTATCGTCATCTCTAAATCTGGGAAAACGATAGAGACTGTCTCGATTTTTAAAACGCTCATCGGTTATTATCACTTGGATTTGGACGGAATTGACAAAGAGCGTATCGTCGCCATTACCGATGAAGGATCGCCGCTATCACGATTCGCGTCATATCACGGTATTCAGCAGTTCGGGATACCCAAAAATGTCGGCGGAAGGTTTTCAGTACTGAGTGCGGCGGGGATCGTCCCTCTGACATTAGCGGGGTACGACACCAAATCATTGTTGGAAGAGGGCGGCCAGTTTTTGGAACGGTTTTTCAATCATGAAGAAGACCATCTTCTGGATAAAGCTTTGTTTCTTTATAAACACAGCAGCGATATCAACATTAATGTTCTGTTTGCCTATGCCGATGAGCTTGAAAACCTATGCAAATGGTATGTACAGCTATGGGCCGAGTCGTTAGGCAAAAAGGACGGAGCGGGAAAACACGTAGGACTGACCCCTTATGCACTGATCGGATCGATTGATCAACACTCGTTTTTACAGCTTATTATGGAGGGACCTAGAGATAAAAGTGTTACTTTTATTACGATAGAAGATTTTGAAAATAATTTGCTTATTCCCGATATATCGTTAAAATATCTGGAGATGAACGACGTTGTCAACGGAAAAAAGTTTAATGAGCTTATCAATTTTCAATGCGAAGCGACAAAAGAGAGTCTCAGAATGAACAATATTCCGACTGATCATATTATAATTAAAAAGATAAATGAAGCAAGTGTCGGTACAATAATAGTCTACTATGAATTGTTGACGACTTTGATGGGTAGGATGATGGATATCAATCCTTATAATCAGCCGGGCGTAGAGCTTGGGAAACAGATTCTTTGCGAAAAATTTACAGAGTGA